In the Helianthus annuus cultivar XRQ/B chromosome 11, HanXRQr2.0-SUNRISE, whole genome shotgun sequence genome, one interval contains:
- the LOC110888199 gene encoding protein FAR1-RELATED SEQUENCE 5-like — protein sequence MTHSTDQNIISANLLIHETAQRPGEQHHDKNDHIDAQANLLVPRSNDQAADRHEEGTRMSETIDQPNVADKLLIPQSAEPEPDNHQDANEQPDGPADLVTHLSNQRAVPDHVLVASIEQQESIASNVYQSPNGTKYWTPNVPPDLKPYEGARFRTIDEAVGMYERYAERAGFSTRLGTSKRDKAKGVFKLRYILCSRANKPKDQEAGNTSSLKRCRSIKATDCKACVKIRRVKRSTDYVVYKFIEQHNHGLTAPENLDLSRKKRKLDFAAKQFIADCRNANIGPTKAHNIYVVLKGGHQNVRGTTTEFKNFGRDIREFIGDRDAQMVVDKFNERVENKQNYTFKTHIVEKELQLLFWCDGVSKTNYHAFGDVVAFDATYDMIFVPFTGVDHHKKCTIFGAGLIHNETIESYSWLLQKFLEAHDGKQPLIILTDQDCAMKQAVNNVFDKSVHRLCMWHITQKIPAKIKGSDETNAELKQRIHKLVWNVYIEPHRFEKRWNLLMTEYGLEDHAWMNEMYAIREQWIPCYFRDIPMCCLMKTTSRCESANHMFKANSSPHNTLVQFMLCYDTSVDKIRNKQRKLSYETDTTNPERYKTSFSIERHANEVYTRTLFWEVQKEIDKSNSLCYVAERGMVDGVNTYLVAHQDHTKEIVNEFKVTFNKSDLTVSCVCMGFTRVGYLCRHVFCVFRHHNIFQIPAKYIHPRWCRDAIPASVHLLENRLCDDQSRSGVLWRGICDNVNMCRDRVRGNIEKLQELSDQIQAIKDKLFSEIPYDHSINKKDVVIEDVIAHKQPAELSCTAPRKIRNKGCGKHKRTVGPGEKAIKSSKKKRRKCNFCGKLVRGHDKRNCPLKKEGKLVEDDSSTDKEDEIYEDEETEESGYEDSGSDE from the exons ATGACACATTCTACCGATCAGAATATTATTTCTGCGAATTTGCTAATTCATGAGACCGCTCAACGACCGGGAGAACAACATCATG ATAAGAACGATCATATTGATGCCCAAGCCAATTTGTTAGTTCCTCGGAGTAATGATCAAGCAGCAGATCGTCATGAAG AGGGTACCCGTATGTCAGAGACGATCGATCAGCCCAACGTTGCTGACAAGTTGTTAATACCTCAGAGCGCTGAACCAGAACCAGATAATCATCAAG ATGCAAACGAGCAGCCCGACGGACCAGCTGATTTGGTAACTCATCTGAGCAACCAACGAGCAGTACCAGATCATGTGTTGGTAGCATCCATTGAGCAACAAG AGTCTATTGCTAGCAATGTATATCAAAGTCCTAATGGCACAAAGTATTGGACACCAAATGTTCCTCCTGATTTAAAACCGTATGAAGGAGCCAGATTCCGAACTATCGATGAAGCAGTTGGTATGTATGAGCGTTATGCAGAGAGGGCTGGTTTTTCGACCCGTTTGGGTACGTCAAAGAGAGATAAAGCTAAAGGAGTATTCAAACTCCGGTACATTTTGTGTTCTAGAGCTAATAAGCCCAAGGACCAGGAAGCGGGTAATACTAGTTCTCTGAAACGATGCCGTAGTATAAAAGCTACAGATTGTAAGGCATGTGTTAAAATTAGGCGAGTAAAAAGATCTACGGATTATGTGGTTTACAAATTCATTGAACAACACAACCATGGTCTAACAGCTCCTGAGAACTTAGATTTATCACGCAAGAAAAGGAAGCTAGACTTTGCGGCTAAACAGTTTATCGCTGATTGTCGCAATGCTAACATTGGTCCGACGAAAGCACACAATATATACGTTGTTTTAAAGGGAGGTCACCAAAATGTTCGTGGAACGACTACCGAGTTTAAGAACTTTGGAAGAGATATCCGGGAATTCATTGGCGACAGAGATGCACAAATGGTCGTTGACAAATTCAATGAACGTGTGGAAAACAAGCAAAATTACACGTTTAAAACACATATTGTTGAAAAGGAACTTCAGTTGCTGTTTTGGTGTGATGGAGTTTCAAAAACAAATTATCACGCTTTTGGCGATGTAGTGGCATTTGATGCAAC GTACGATATGATATTTGTCCCCTTTACCGGGGTTGATCATCATAAGAAGTGTACAATATTCGGGGCCGGATTGATTCACAACGAAACCATCGAGTCATACTCATGGCTTTTACAAAAGTTTTTAGAAGCGCACGATGGAAAACAACCTCTTATCATATTAACCGATCAAGATTGCGCCATGAAGCAAGCCGTGAACAATGTTTTTGATAAGTCTGTACACAGACTATGTATGTGGCACATCACCCAGAAAATTCCAGCTAAG ATAAAGGGCAGTGATGAAACGAATGCTGAGTTAAAGCAACGGATCCACAAACTAGTGTGGAATGTTTACATAGAACCCCACAGGTTTGAAAAGAGATGGAATTTACTCATGACCGAGTATGGTTTGGAAGATCATGCTTGGATGAATGAAATGTACGCTATAAGGGAACAGTGGATTCCATGTTATTTTCGTGATATACCTATGTGTTGCCTTATGAAGACCACTTCTCGATGCGAAAGTGCTAATCATATGTTTAAAGCAAATTCTAGTCCCCATAATACGTTGGTGCAGTTCATGCTTTGCTATGATACATCGGTGGACAAGATACGTAACAAACAACGTAAACTGTCTTATGAGACAGATACAACCAATCCCGAGCGATACAAAACATCGTTTTCGATAGAACGTCATGCCAATGAAGTATATACACGAACGTTATTTTGGGAAGTTCAAAAGGAGATTGACAAGTCTAACAGTTTGTGTTATGTTGCCGAAAGAGGAATGGTTGATGGAGTTAATACGTATCTTGTTGCTCATCAAGATCACACCAAAGAAATTGTGAATGAGTTTAAG GTAACTTTCAACAAAAGTGATCTTACAGTTTCATGTGTATGCATGGGTTTTACCCGGGTTGGGTATCTTTGTCGACACGTGTTTTGCGTATTCAGGCATCACAACATTTTTCAGATTCCAGCCAAATACATACATCCCAGATGGTGTAGAGATGCTATCCCAGCTAGTGTACACTTACTGGAGAATAGGTTATGTGACGACCAAAGTAGGAGTGGTGTGTTGTGGCGTGGGATTTGTGATAACGTGAACATGTGTAGAGACAGGGTGCGTGGCAATATTGAGAAATTACAAGAGTTAAGTGACCAGATTCAAGCTATTAAGGATAAGCTTTTTAGCGAGATACCGTACGATCATTCAATCAATAAAAAGGATGTTGTGATAGAGGATGTAATTGCGCATAAACAACCAGCTGAACTTTCTTGCACGGCCCCGCGGAAAATACGCAACAAAGGATGTGGAAAGCATAAACGAACAGTTGGTCCCGGTGAGAAAGCAATCAAGAGCAGTAAAAAAAAGAGAAGGAAATGCAATTTCTGCGGAAAACTCGTAAGGGGCCATGATAAGAGGAACTGCCCGCTAAAAAAGGAGGGGAAGCTGGTTGAGGATGACTCGTCAACCGACAAAGAAGATGAGATATACGAAGATGAAGAAACCGAAGAATCTGGCTATGAGGATTCTGGTAGTGACGAATAG